From the Synechococcus sp. HK01-R genome, one window contains:
- a CDS encoding sulfotransferase domain-containing protein — translation MSCWRRRAKPLPHFLVIGTQKGGTTSLQRLLEQHPGVFLPACKEVHYFSLHSDQPPAWYADHFQQARWWQRRGEITPYYLFHPEAPSRIQALLPRVRLIALLRDPAERALSQVFHARRHGFEPLEPAEALAAETERLASGSAYSQQKHSYVARSRYLEQLDRYEALFPKRRMLILKSEDLFDHTAMVWDRIQRFLKLRRRPLPMPLPRANAGRGEAQAVEPALRQQLRHELAATASGVKERYGIDWGWS, via the coding sequence ATGAGCTGCTGGCGTCGTCGAGCGAAGCCATTGCCCCATTTCCTGGTGATCGGCACGCAAAAAGGGGGCACCACAAGTCTTCAACGCCTGCTCGAGCAGCATCCGGGGGTGTTTCTGCCGGCGTGCAAAGAGGTGCACTACTTCAGCCTGCACAGCGATCAACCGCCCGCCTGGTATGCCGATCACTTCCAACAGGCCCGTTGGTGGCAGCGACGTGGAGAAATCACGCCCTACTACCTCTTCCACCCCGAAGCGCCGTCGCGGATCCAAGCACTCCTCCCCCGCGTGCGCCTGATTGCCCTGCTGCGAGATCCGGCAGAGCGGGCCTTGTCGCAGGTGTTCCATGCCAGGCGCCATGGTTTTGAACCCCTGGAGCCGGCAGAAGCCCTGGCCGCAGAAACGGAGCGTCTGGCGAGCGGCAGCGCCTACAGCCAGCAAAAGCACAGCTATGTGGCCCGCAGCCGCTATCTGGAACAACTGGATCGCTATGAAGCCCTGTTCCCAAAACGGCGGATGCTGATCCTGAAAAGCGAAGACCTGTTTGATCACACGGCGATGGTGTGGGATCGGATTCAACGCTTTCTCAAACTGCGGCGGCGCCCCCTACCGATGCCACTACCCCGGGCGAATGCAGGGCGAGGAGAAGCACAAGCGGTGGAACCAGCGTTGCGGCAACAGCTCAGACACGAGCTCGCCGCCACCGCTTCAGGCGTGAAAGAACGCTACGGAATCGACTGGGGCTGGTCTTAG
- a CDS encoding glycosyltransferase: MDIVFIHGNYPAQFRHLAAALGQSGQHRVIFLTARDDANTQPIPGVTIRQFQLHRSPNAGTHHYLVATEEAVLKGQAVLRSLNALMEEGLNPRLVISHGGMGLGLFVKDLLPQAIHIGLFEWYFQPQTTRWLLAEFGLNEQLQTRMRNLPILDELNSCDIGVVPTQWQKQQFPACTQQKLRVVFDGIDAGFFHPDPDIDHRSIRLEGEELPSPLTLDPDTPLLSYATRGMEPLRGFPEFLRTAAAALQAIPKLHVVIAGRDRRAYSYDAPSHGGSWKDRLLDELGEFSGRERLHFTGLMPYVQYRSLLQRSNLHCYFTRPYVTSWSLFEAAASGARLCVNQTEATQGVVQDPEHVLWVDLDDQTTLTARVIEALEGPPRPRCTMAAEHRLDASLHSWQQLVNAALTQSN; this comes from the coding sequence TTGGACATCGTTTTCATCCACGGCAATTACCCCGCCCAGTTCCGCCACCTCGCCGCAGCGCTGGGTCAAAGCGGGCAACACCGGGTGATTTTTCTGACGGCACGCGACGATGCCAACACACAACCGATCCCTGGGGTCACGATTCGGCAGTTCCAGCTGCACCGAAGCCCGAATGCCGGCACCCACCACTACCTGGTGGCCACAGAAGAAGCCGTGCTCAAAGGCCAAGCGGTGCTGCGAAGCCTCAATGCCCTGATGGAGGAGGGATTGAACCCGAGGCTGGTGATCAGCCATGGCGGCATGGGGCTGGGTTTGTTTGTGAAAGACCTGCTCCCACAAGCCATTCACATTGGCCTGTTCGAGTGGTATTTCCAGCCACAAACCACCCGCTGGTTACTTGCAGAGTTCGGATTGAACGAACAACTGCAAACGCGCATGCGCAATCTCCCGATCCTGGATGAACTCAACAGCTGCGACATTGGCGTGGTGCCCACACAGTGGCAAAAGCAGCAATTTCCAGCATGCACCCAACAGAAACTACGCGTGGTGTTTGATGGCATTGACGCCGGATTCTTTCATCCTGATCCCGACATCGATCATCGCTCTATTCGCCTGGAGGGGGAAGAGCTGCCATCACCCCTCACACTGGATCCAGACACACCACTACTGAGCTATGCAACGCGGGGCATGGAACCGTTACGAGGCTTTCCGGAATTTCTCCGCACCGCTGCTGCTGCACTCCAGGCCATCCCCAAGCTGCATGTGGTGATCGCTGGGCGAGATCGCCGGGCCTACAGCTATGACGCCCCGAGCCACGGAGGAAGCTGGAAAGATCGGCTGCTGGATGAGCTCGGTGAATTTTCAGGTCGTGAGCGATTGCACTTCACCGGCCTCATGCCATACGTGCAGTATCGATCACTGCTGCAGCGCAGCAACCTCCATTGCTATTTCACTCGCCCGTATGTAACGAGTTGGAGCTTGTTTGAAGCTGCGGCCAGCGGCGCCCGCCTTTGCGTCAACCAAACCGAAGCCACTCAAGGCGTGGTGCAGGATCCTGAGCATGTGCTGTGGGTCGATCTCGACGACCAAACAACTCTCACCGCCCGAGTGATCGAGGCGCTGGAAGGTCCGCCTCGGCCAAGATGCACCATGGCAGCAGAACACAGGCTCGATGCCAGCCTGCACTCTTGGCAACAGTTAGTGAATGCAGCGCTCACTCAGAGCAACTGA
- a CDS encoding HlyD family secretion protein, translated as MLLPQEHTVMVRQTSKWGQIFLLSLVGLGATAFATAWFYRIDEVITVQGRLVPQRGGVEVKSPVNGQLAQVLVNNGEQVREGQLLLRFDVKSAKAEEETLSQQLALERERLEDQLRSNAQRQETLERNIALTERILNKLRPLEQGGAISEVQILQQSNQLETQRDELIQLQTQREELINDSNTRRAELQGKLNQLRSQLRNERVKAPISGTVFDLKPDNDRYVTTNAEPLLKIVPKGNLGGEVNVGNQDIGFIKPGQSVKVRVDSFPYTEYGEINGKITRIGADALPPDELIRQYHFPVDLSLERSQLKTREGGVIPLQAGMTITTNLKLRDRRLIELLSDLFTNRGESLKRLRQP; from the coding sequence ATGCTCCTGCCGCAGGAACACACGGTGATGGTGCGGCAGACCTCCAAATGGGGGCAAATCTTCCTGCTCTCGCTCGTGGGCCTGGGGGCAACCGCATTCGCCACCGCCTGGTTCTACCGAATCGACGAGGTGATCACCGTGCAGGGGCGGCTGGTGCCGCAGCGCGGTGGCGTCGAGGTGAAAAGCCCGGTGAATGGCCAACTCGCCCAGGTGTTGGTGAACAACGGTGAGCAGGTGCGGGAAGGACAGCTTCTGCTGCGCTTCGACGTGAAAAGCGCCAAAGCTGAAGAAGAAACGCTGAGCCAGCAACTGGCTCTGGAACGTGAGCGACTTGAAGACCAATTACGGAGCAACGCCCAGCGCCAGGAAACCCTGGAACGGAACATCGCGCTGACGGAGCGCATTCTTAACAAGCTCAGGCCCCTGGAACAGGGTGGAGCTATCAGCGAAGTGCAGATCCTGCAGCAGAGCAACCAGCTGGAAACCCAACGCGATGAGCTGATCCAGCTGCAAACCCAGCGCGAAGAACTGATCAACGACAGCAACACGCGGCGGGCCGAATTACAGGGAAAGCTGAATCAACTTCGGAGCCAGTTGCGCAATGAGCGCGTGAAAGCACCGATCAGTGGCACGGTGTTTGACCTGAAGCCAGACAACGATCGCTATGTGACCACGAATGCGGAGCCGCTGCTCAAAATCGTGCCTAAGGGGAATTTAGGAGGAGAGGTGAACGTGGGCAATCAAGACATTGGCTTCATCAAGCCAGGCCAGTCGGTGAAGGTGAGAGTGGATTCCTTCCCTTACACGGAATACGGCGAAATCAATGGAAAGATCACGCGAATCGGAGCTGATGCCCTCCCGCCTGATGAACTGATCCGGCAATACCACTTCCCTGTGGACCTGAGCCTGGAGCGATCGCAGCTCAAAACTCGCGAAGGCGGCGTGATTCCCCTGCAGGCCGGTATGACCATCACCACCAACCTTAAGCTTCGCGATCGACGCCTGATCGAACTGCTCAGTGATTTGTTCACCAATCGGGGTGAAAGCCTCAAACGCCTGCGTCAGCCATGA
- a CDS encoding ABC transporter transmembrane domain-containing protein, whose amino-acid sequence MTVPVAELDRQAALRTVRELSDASDQSLRALAEASEVIDLRQGQTLLRAGSLESHGFVVLEGALRLLAKEPFGPDLFSVGRAEAGSLLGVVGLLRQAPCEGAIARRPSRVLGFPLKVLLELIRRDQGLREGLDRHWSRCEGAAVLTCHLQRLSHPPDDACGWILQQLDSSSPSSDPSEPRSGHTSQTLLSTCLPGHEDLVGCSLGPEQQQQLRSASNLDLRFWTWRPCDAKPQTSAGVHPTPDPQSAGSDDSHPLRDDQRWQPGQVLDLSDLGLREAKNQADLQGFKPIQGKGPVGANLATLRMLARAYDTPCPVDVIERVLEGSAERSGSVPIHTIGQLAESMGLQTQVGSVKFEQLHRLELPVLVGWQGHFALLAEVGKGQVMLADPEKGWIKRPMAEAKASWGEMVQVVLVKRLADTPKRQFGWGWFAPVIQRFQWPLIQVLLASLFIQLFQLANPLLLQQIIDKVINQSNLSALQVLGAALVAAALFQGLLTAVRTWLLIDTTDRMDLLLGSQVIDKLLRLPLRFFEKRPVGELSQRLSELGNLRGFLTGTAITSALDLLFATIYILIMLMYSPLLTAVALGTVPLYVVLILFIAPVYRRLIRHQAQYAARTQSHLIETLGGIQTVKAQHFELNSRWRWQERYSGQIAEGFKSVVLGSSASEVGNFLNQLSSLLIIWVGVYQVVNGELSLGQLIAFRIIAGYVTGPILRLSSLWQGFQQVGISMERLADIVDQVPEAGDRDEGQISLPPIQGDVNFEALRFRFNTQGPYQIDGVELSVPAGSFVGIVGQSGSGKSTLMKLLPRLYEPNEGRILIDGYDISKVNLSSVRQQIGIVPQDCLLFEGTIRDNICMNLPEADTETVIRVARAAAAHDFIMELPDGYGTQLGERGAGLSGGQRQRIAIARTLLQNPNLLVLDEATSALDYDTEATVCRNLQDQLRGKTVFFITHRLSTVRRADRIVLMHQGKISEQGTHADLMELGGRYATLYAHQGDA is encoded by the coding sequence ATGACCGTGCCCGTTGCCGAACTGGATCGTCAGGCAGCCCTGCGCACCGTGCGGGAATTGTCTGATGCATCAGATCAGAGCCTCAGGGCGCTTGCCGAAGCCTCGGAGGTGATCGACCTCCGCCAGGGGCAAACGCTTCTACGGGCGGGATCTCTGGAAAGCCACGGCTTTGTGGTGCTCGAAGGCGCCCTGCGACTTCTGGCCAAGGAACCCTTCGGGCCAGATCTGTTCAGTGTGGGGCGGGCGGAAGCCGGCTCCTTGCTCGGTGTGGTGGGTCTGCTGCGTCAGGCCCCATGCGAAGGCGCGATCGCCCGCCGACCCAGCCGCGTGCTGGGTTTCCCACTGAAAGTTCTGCTCGAACTCATCCGCCGCGATCAAGGGCTGCGTGAGGGGCTTGATCGCCATTGGAGCCGCTGCGAGGGCGCAGCTGTTCTGACGTGCCATCTCCAACGGCTGTCGCACCCACCCGATGACGCCTGTGGTTGGATCCTCCAACAACTGGACAGCAGCTCGCCCAGCTCTGACCCATCCGAACCACGTAGCGGCCATACAAGCCAGACCTTGCTGAGTACTTGCCTCCCGGGCCATGAGGATCTGGTGGGCTGCTCACTGGGCCCTGAACAACAGCAACAGCTGAGAAGCGCCAGCAACCTGGACCTGCGTTTCTGGACGTGGAGACCCTGTGATGCCAAGCCGCAGACCTCGGCTGGGGTTCACCCAACACCTGATCCTCAGAGTGCTGGGAGCGATGACAGCCATCCGCTCCGTGATGACCAACGCTGGCAACCCGGCCAGGTATTGGATCTGAGTGACCTGGGCCTTCGGGAAGCGAAAAACCAAGCCGATCTCCAAGGGTTCAAACCGATCCAAGGCAAAGGCCCCGTAGGCGCGAACCTGGCAACACTGCGCATGTTGGCTCGGGCCTACGACACGCCATGCCCCGTCGATGTGATCGAACGGGTGCTCGAAGGATCAGCGGAACGGAGCGGCAGCGTACCCATTCACACGATCGGCCAACTGGCGGAGTCGATGGGTCTGCAAACCCAGGTGGGCAGTGTGAAGTTCGAGCAACTGCATCGTCTTGAGCTGCCGGTTCTGGTGGGTTGGCAAGGCCATTTCGCCCTTCTGGCCGAGGTCGGCAAAGGGCAGGTGATGCTGGCGGATCCGGAAAAGGGCTGGATCAAACGGCCCATGGCGGAGGCCAAAGCCAGCTGGGGCGAAATGGTGCAGGTGGTGCTGGTGAAACGCTTAGCCGACACGCCCAAACGGCAGTTCGGCTGGGGCTGGTTCGCTCCGGTGATCCAACGATTCCAATGGCCCCTGATCCAGGTGTTGCTGGCATCGCTCTTCATCCAGTTGTTCCAGCTCGCCAACCCGCTTCTGCTGCAGCAGATCATCGACAAGGTGATCAACCAGAGCAATCTCTCTGCTCTGCAGGTGCTCGGTGCGGCACTTGTGGCGGCCGCCCTGTTCCAGGGGCTGCTCACGGCGGTGCGCACCTGGCTGCTCATCGACACCACCGACCGAATGGATTTGCTGCTGGGCAGCCAGGTGATCGACAAGCTGTTGCGCTTGCCACTGCGTTTCTTCGAGAAACGACCGGTGGGCGAACTCTCGCAGCGCCTCAGTGAACTGGGCAACCTGCGGGGCTTTCTGACGGGCACAGCCATCACCAGTGCTCTGGATCTGCTGTTCGCCACGATTTACATCCTGATCATGCTGATGTACAGCCCCTTGCTCACGGCGGTCGCCCTGGGCACGGTGCCGCTGTATGTGGTGCTGATCCTGTTCATTGCCCCGGTGTATCGGCGACTGATTCGCCACCAGGCCCAATATGCAGCACGCACCCAGAGCCATCTGATTGAAACCCTGGGCGGCATCCAAACGGTGAAAGCTCAGCATTTCGAGCTCAACTCACGCTGGCGCTGGCAAGAGCGTTACTCAGGCCAGATCGCTGAAGGCTTCAAAAGTGTTGTGCTGGGCAGTAGTGCCAGTGAAGTCGGCAACTTCCTCAACCAACTGAGCTCCCTGCTGATCATCTGGGTGGGTGTGTATCAAGTGGTGAATGGTGAATTAAGCCTGGGCCAACTGATCGCTTTCCGGATCATCGCCGGCTACGTCACGGGTCCAATCCTTCGTCTTTCCAGTCTGTGGCAGGGCTTCCAGCAGGTGGGAATCTCGATGGAGCGACTGGCCGACATTGTTGATCAGGTGCCTGAAGCTGGAGACCGTGATGAAGGTCAGATTTCACTGCCTCCGATTCAAGGTGATGTGAACTTTGAAGCGCTGCGCTTCCGCTTCAACACACAAGGCCCCTATCAGATCGACGGAGTCGAGCTATCCGTACCAGCGGGAAGCTTCGTGGGCATCGTGGGCCAGAGCGGCAGTGGCAAAAGCACGCTGATGAAATTGCTACCGCGCCTCTATGAACCCAATGAAGGGCGCATCCTGATCGATGGCTATGACATCAGCAAAGTGAATCTCAGCAGTGTGCGTCAGCAGATCGGCATCGTGCCGCAAGATTGTTTGCTGTTTGAAGGCACTATTCGCGACAACATCTGCATGAATCTGCCTGAAGCAGACACGGAAACGGTGATTCGCGTGGCTCGGGCGGCAGCGGCCCACGATTTCATCATGGAACTGCCAGATGGTTATGGCACGCAGCTGGGCGAGAGGGGTGCGGGCCTGAGCGGTGGCCAGCGCCAGCGGATCGCCATCGCCAGAACCCTGCTTCAGAATCCAAATCTGCTCGTGCTTGATGAGGCCACCAGCGCACTCGATTACGACACTGAAGCCACGGTCTGCCGCAATCTCCAGGATCAGTTGCGAGGAAAAACGGTGTTTTTCATCACCCACCGCCTGAGTACCGTACGCCGTGCCGATCGCATTGTGTTGATGCATCAAGGCAAGATCAGCGAACAGGGCACACACGCCGACCTGATGGAGCTGGGTGGGCGATACGCCACCCTCTACGCCCATCAGGGCGACGCCTGA
- the pseC gene encoding UDP-4-amino-4,6-dideoxy-N-acetyl-beta-L-altrosamine transaminase, giving the protein MDAKPLAVVTPAFLPYGRQTISEADIAAVDAVLRSPFLTQGPAVPAFEQGLAHAVGASAVVAVNSATSALHLACLALGLGPGGLLWTTPITFVASANCGRYCGADVEFVDIDGDTGLICLQALECKLSNAAAAGRLPDLIVPVHLAGTSCAMADLAALVRPYGVKILEDASHAIGGHYRQEAVGSCRFSDAAVFSFHPVKIITSGEGGAVCCNDPELAERMRQLRSHGITKDPERFVQEAAGPWSYEQQMLGFNYRMTDLQAALGMSQLQRLGSVVTERNRLHRLYEDRLETLPVQLLAIPDDCLSALHLAVIQLDDDDAQRHRKVFEGMRAAGIGVQLHYSPVHLQPYYQQLGFNAGDFPAAEAYGRSAISLPLYPGLSELDLERVVTTLESVLKR; this is encoded by the coding sequence GTGGACGCTAAACCGCTCGCCGTTGTGACCCCAGCCTTTCTTCCCTACGGCCGTCAAACGATCAGCGAAGCAGACATCGCTGCGGTGGACGCAGTTCTGCGGAGTCCTTTCCTGACCCAGGGCCCAGCGGTGCCGGCCTTTGAGCAGGGGTTGGCTCACGCCGTAGGCGCCAGCGCTGTGGTGGCGGTGAACAGCGCCACCAGCGCGCTCCATCTCGCCTGTTTGGCTCTGGGGTTAGGCCCGGGTGGACTGCTCTGGACCACGCCAATCACCTTTGTGGCCTCGGCGAATTGCGGAAGGTATTGCGGCGCTGATGTGGAGTTCGTGGACATCGATGGCGACACAGGCCTGATCTGCCTGCAAGCACTCGAATGCAAACTCAGCAACGCTGCCGCAGCGGGGCGGCTTCCGGATCTGATCGTGCCGGTGCATCTGGCTGGAACCAGCTGCGCGATGGCCGACCTTGCTGCGCTGGTGCGCCCATACGGGGTCAAAATCCTGGAGGACGCCAGCCACGCCATCGGTGGGCATTATCGACAAGAGGCAGTCGGCAGCTGTCGTTTCAGTGATGCGGCGGTGTTCAGTTTTCACCCGGTGAAGATCATCACCAGCGGTGAAGGTGGGGCGGTGTGTTGCAACGACCCGGAGCTGGCCGAACGCATGCGTCAGCTGCGGAGCCATGGCATCACCAAAGATCCGGAGCGGTTCGTTCAGGAGGCTGCCGGGCCCTGGAGCTACGAGCAACAGATGCTCGGCTTTAACTACCGCATGACCGACTTACAGGCCGCGCTTGGGATGAGTCAACTGCAACGGCTGGGCTCGGTGGTGACAGAACGCAACCGCCTTCATCGCCTCTATGAGGACAGGCTGGAGACACTTCCGGTGCAACTGTTGGCGATTCCAGACGATTGCCTATCCGCCCTGCATCTGGCCGTGATCCAACTGGACGATGATGACGCCCAGCGTCATCGCAAGGTCTTTGAAGGGATGCGAGCGGCAGGCATCGGCGTTCAACTGCACTACAGCCCTGTTCACCTGCAGCCCTATTACCAACAGCTGGGCTTCAATGCCGGCGACTTCCCGGCGGCCGAGGCCTATGGACGCTCAGCGATCAGCCTGCCTCTGTATCCAGGCCTGAGCGAGTTGGATCTGGAGCGTGTGGTCACCACCCTGGAATCCGTGCTCAAACGATGA
- a CDS encoding glycosyltransferase family 4 protein, whose translation MILPCQDLLQWRERMRILFVHQSFPGQYRHVIRALASQANHQLVGLGIEALQEPIPEGVRYGRYPLTRGTAQDVHPWAAETETKVIRAEACAKAAHQLHQEGFIPDLICAHPGWGEALFLRDVWPEAPLLSYQEFYYNARGFDYDFDPELQGPLEWQACANLRMKNANPLLMLESSSWNVTPTAFQRSSFPAHFHSRISVIHDGVDTRLAAPDATSAPLQLDDGTELRRGDPLITFVNRRIEPYRGCLTFIRAIPLIQRACPEARIIVVGGHEGVSYGKAPPTGTWRDLALAQIRGQYDASRVHFTGNLPYGTFLKLLQRSACHVYLTYPFVLSWSLLEAMSIGLPVVGSATPPVQEVIRDGHNGLLVDFFSSQQLAEAVAEMLTKPDHAAALGAAARQTVLTNYSLERCVPRHLQLMQLVADRVLQASP comes from the coding sequence TTGATTCTCCCCTGCCAGGATCTTCTGCAGTGGCGTGAGCGCATGCGGATCCTCTTCGTGCACCAAAGCTTTCCTGGTCAGTACCGGCATGTGATCCGGGCCCTGGCCTCTCAGGCCAACCATCAGCTGGTGGGTCTGGGTATTGAGGCACTCCAGGAACCCATCCCTGAGGGAGTCCGTTATGGCCGCTATCCCTTGACGCGTGGCACTGCACAGGATGTGCATCCCTGGGCTGCGGAAACTGAAACCAAGGTGATTCGTGCCGAGGCCTGCGCCAAGGCGGCCCATCAACTGCACCAGGAGGGGTTCATCCCAGACCTGATCTGTGCCCATCCAGGTTGGGGCGAGGCCCTGTTCTTGCGCGATGTCTGGCCCGAGGCTCCCCTGCTCAGCTATCAGGAGTTTTATTACAACGCGCGAGGCTTCGATTACGACTTCGATCCCGAGTTGCAAGGGCCACTGGAATGGCAGGCTTGCGCCAATCTGCGCATGAAGAATGCGAATCCACTGCTCATGCTGGAGTCGAGCAGCTGGAACGTCACCCCCACCGCCTTTCAGCGCAGCAGTTTTCCGGCCCACTTCCATAGCCGTATCAGCGTGATCCATGACGGCGTTGATACCCGGCTTGCCGCACCCGACGCAACCTCGGCTCCGCTCCAGCTCGACGACGGCACCGAACTCCGTCGTGGTGATCCCCTCATCACCTTTGTGAACCGCCGCATTGAGCCCTATCGCGGTTGCCTCACGTTCATTCGTGCGATTCCGCTGATTCAGCGCGCTTGCCCTGAAGCTCGCATCATCGTCGTCGGTGGTCATGAAGGTGTCTCATACGGCAAGGCACCGCCGACTGGGACCTGGCGTGATCTTGCCCTGGCTCAGATTCGCGGTCAGTACGACGCGTCACGGGTGCATTTCACGGGCAACCTGCCCTATGGCACTTTCCTCAAGCTCTTGCAGCGCAGTGCCTGTCATGTGTATCTCACCTATCCCTTTGTGTTGAGCTGGAGTCTGTTGGAGGCGATGAGCATCGGTTTGCCAGTGGTGGGTTCAGCGACGCCCCCAGTGCAGGAGGTGATCCGTGATGGCCACAACGGGCTGTTGGTTGATTTTTTCTCATCTCAGCAGTTGGCTGAAGCCGTGGCCGAGATGCTCACGAAGCCAGACCATGCCGCGGCGCTCGGCGCGGCGGCACGCCAGACCGTTCTCACCAACTACAGCCTGGAGCGTTGTGTGCCCAGACATCTTCAATTGATGCAGCTGGTGGCAGACCGTGTGCTTCAGGCGTCGCCCTGA